A part of Neovison vison isolate M4711 chromosome 6, ASM_NN_V1, whole genome shotgun sequence genomic DNA contains:
- the CERS1 gene encoding ceramide synthase 1, translated as MAAAGTAAGPAGPEPMPSYAQLVQRSWGSALAAARGCADCGWGLARRGLAEHAHLAPPELLLLALGALGWTALRSAATKRLFRPLAKRCRLQPRDAAKMPESAWKFLFYLGAWSYSAYLLFGTDYPFFHDPPSVFYDWTPGMAVPRDIAAAYLLQGSFYGHSIYATLYMDAWRKDSVVMLIHHVVTLVLIVSSYAFRYHNVGILVLFLHDISDVQLEFTKLNVYFKSRGGSHHRLHALAADLGCLSFSLSWFWFRLYWFPLKVLYATCHSSLRSVPDIPFYFFFNALLLLLTLMNLYWFLYIVAFAAKVLTGQVRELKDVREYDAAEAQSPKPSKAEKPLRNGLVKDKRF; from the exons ATGGCGGCGGCGGGGACAGCGGCGGGGCCCGCGGGGCCCGAGCCCATGCCGAGCTACGCGCAGCTAGTGCAGCGCAGCTGGGGCAGCGCGCTGGCGGCGGCGCGGGGCTGCGCGGACTGCGGCTGGGGGCTGGCGCGCCGCGGCCTGGCCGAGCACGCGCACCTGGCGCCGCccgagctgctgctgctggcgcTCGGCGCGCTCGGCTGGACGGCGCTGCGCTCCGCGGCCACCAAGCGCCTCTTTCGG CCCCTGGCCAAGCGGTGTCGCCTCCAGCCTAGAGATGCCGCCAAGATGCCTGAGAGTGCCTGGAAGTTTCTCTTCTATCTGGGCGCCTGGAGCTACAGCGCCTACCTGCTCTTCGGCACCGACTACCCCTTCTTTCACGATCCACCCTCTGTCTTCTACG ACTGGACGCCAGGCATGGCGGTGCCCCGGGACATCGCAGCTGCCTACCTGCTACAAGGAAGCTTTTACGGCCACTCCATCTATGCCACACTGTACATGGACGCCTGGCGCAAGGACTCGGTGGTCATGCTTATCCACCACGTGGTCACCCTGGTCCTCATCGTCTCCTCCTATGCTTTCCG gtACCACAACGTGGGCATCCTCGTGCTCTTCCTGCATGACATTAGTGACGTGCAGCTGGAATTCACCAAGCTTAATGTCTACTTCAAGTCCCGGGGAGGCTCCCACCACAGGCTCCACGCCCTGGCGGCTGACCTGGGCTGCCTCAGCTTCAGCCTCAGCTG gtTCTGGTTCCGCCTCTACTGGTTCCCGCTCAAGGTTCTGTATGCCACGTGCCACAGCAGCCTGCGCTCGGTGCCTGACATCCCCTTTTACTTCTTCTTCAACGCACTCCTTCTGTTGCTCACTCTCATGAACCTCTACTGGTTCCTG taCATCGTGGCCTTTGCTGCCAAGGTGCTGACGGGCCAGGTACGTGAACTGAAGGACGTGCGAGAATACGACGCGGCAGAGGCCCAGAGCCCCAAGCCCAGCAAAGCTGA GAAGCCGCTGAGGAACGGCCTGGTGAAAGACAAGCGCTTCTGA
- the GDF1 gene encoding embryonic growth/differentiation factor 1 yields MSPPRYRPGRRVLFLLLAVLLPSLPPTRAPAPPGPAAALLQALGLPDVHRGAPTPRPVPPVMWRLFRHRDPQEARVGPRRMPQETTLRPCHVEELGVAGNIVRHIPDRGAPTRLPEPAWAAGQCPEWTVVFDLSAVEPAERPSRARLELRFAAAEAPASWELSIRQAAEGQGGGAGPVLLRQAVPTLRTPVRAELLGAAWPRNTSAPRSVRLALALRPRAPAACAHLAEASLLLVTLDPRLCHPLARPRREAEPAVGGSPGGACRTRRLYVSFREVGWHRWVIAPRGFLANYCQGQCALPATLSGPSGSPPLNHAVLRALMHAAAPGAGGLPCCVPARLSPISVLFFDNSDNVVLRHYEDMVVDECGCR; encoded by the exons ATGTCACCGCCGCGCTACCGTCCTGGCCGCCGcgtccttttcctccttctggcTGTGCTGCTGCCCTCACTGCCCCCAACCCGCGCCCCGGCGCCCCCGGGCCCCGCCGCCGCCCTGCTCCAGGCTCTCGGGCTGCCCGACGTGCATCGGGGCGCCCCCACGCCTCGGCCCGTACCCCCCGTCATGTGGCGCCTCTTCCGCCACCGGGACCCCCAGGAGGCCAGGGTGGGCCCGCGGCGGATGCCCCAGGAGACCACCCTGAGACCGTGCCACGTGGAGGAGCTGGGGGTCGCCGGAAACATCGTGCGCCACATCCCGGACCGCG gtgCGCCCACCCGGCTCCCGGAGCCCGCCTGGGCCGCGGGGCAGTGCCCTGAGTGGACCGTCGTCTTCGATCTGTCCGCCGTGGAACCTGCAGAGCGCCCGAGCCGAGCCCGCCTGGAGCTGCGCTTTGCGGCGGCTGAGGCGCCGGCCAGCTGGGAGCTGAGCATAAGGCAGGCGGCGGAGGGCCAGGGCGGGGGCGCCGGGCCGGTGCTGCTCCGTCAGGCGGTGCCCACCCTGAGAACGCCGGTGCGCGCCGAGCTGCTGGGCGCCGCCTGGCCCCGCAACACGTCGGCGCCGCGCAGCGTTCGCCTGGCGCTGGCGCTGCGTCCCCGGGCCCCCGCCGCCTGCGCGCACCTGGCAGAGGCCTCGCTGCTGCTGGTGACCCTCGACCCGCGCCTGTGCCACCCACTGGCCCGGCCGCGGCGCGAAGCTGAGCCCGCAGTGGGCGGCAGCCCCGGGGGCGCGTGTCGCACGAGGCGGCTCTACGTGAGCTTCCGCGAGGTGGGCTGGCACCGCTGGGTCATTGCGCCGCGCGGCTTCCTGGCCAATTACTGCCAGGGCCAGTGCGCACTGCCCGCCACGCTGTCGGGCCCCAGCGGGTCGCCCCCGCTCAACCACGCCGTGCTGCGCGCACTCATGCACGCGGCTGCCCCCGGCGCCGGCGGTCTGCCGTGCTGCGTGCCTGCGCGCCTGTCGCCCATCTCCGTGCTCTTCTTCGACAACAGCGACAACGTGGTACTGCGGCACTACGAGGACATGGTGGTGGACGAGTGTGGCTGCCGCTGA